A stretch of the Ptychodera flava strain L36383 chromosome 18, AS_Pfla_20210202, whole genome shotgun sequence genome encodes the following:
- the LOC139117541 gene encoding homeobox protein rough-like, whose translation MSIEVPSSSSAFSPLTSSHATSSLSNPNNNTDRQDTEEKPNFSIDSILNCHADKSPNNLSDNEATTSSTPEVLIRPTTIVGGMNTLASMPSVTNYTYAAPSYAYNYGNQAIGSWPSWIYATRYTRPPLPGHKPLGRRPRKPGVDRKPRQAYSSKQLERLEEEFKKDKYLSVSKRLELSMALNLTETQIKTWFQNRRTKWKKQMTARMKIAQRQGLWGNPFMPTVYGTMTGYPTTAAAYSGYGSYLPAPAAIPLELDPANTTNPDQFMAIT comes from the exons ATGAGTATAGAAGTTCCAAGTTCGTCTTCTGCATTTTCTCCCCTCACGTCATCTCATGCCACCTCCTCTCTGAGTAACCCCAACAATAACACCGATCGACAGGACACTGAGGAAAAACCGAACTTCTCAATTGATAGTATCCTGAACTGCCATGCAGACAAATCACCGAACAACCTAAGTGACAACGAAGCTACCACAAGCTCAACCCCAGAGGTGCTGATCCGACCAACTACCATAGTAGGTGGTATGAACACTTTAGCGTCGATGCCATCGGTCACAAACTACACATATGCTGCACCTAGCTATGCCTATAACTATGGCAACCAAGCAATAGGCAGTTGGCCATCTTGGATCTATGCGACTAGATATACCAGACCTCCTTTACCAG GTCACAAACCATTGGGTCGTCGCCCACGGAAACCTGGTGTTGACAGAAAACCTCGGCAAGCGTACTCGTCAAAACAGCTGGAACGCTTAGAAGAAGAATTCAAAAAAGACAAATACCTCAGCGTCAGCAAACGCTTGGAATTGTCCATGGCATTGAACCTCACAGAAACACAGATAAAAACTTGGTTTCAAAATAGAAG AACTAAATGGAAAAAGCAAATGACAGCTCGAATGAAGATTGCCCAGCGACAAGGGTTATGGGGTAACCCTTTCATGCCCACAGTGTACGGAACTATGACAGGGTATCCAACAACGGCGGCAGCGTACAGCGGCTACGGCAGTTATCTTCCAGCGCCCGCGGCCATCCCATTAGAGCTAGACCCAGCTAATACAACCAACCCAGACCAATTCATGGCTATAACATGA